One Cynocephalus volans isolate mCynVol1 chromosome 7, mCynVol1.pri, whole genome shotgun sequence genomic region harbors:
- the CH25H gene encoding cholesterol 25-hydroxylase, protein MSGHNSSELQVLCSSGQLFLQPLWDGLRTWESLLQSPFFPVIFSITTYVGFCLPFVVLDILCPWVPELRCHKIHPNFSPSARQLLPCLGQTLYQHAVFVFPVTLLYWARSPVLLHREAPELFQLVSHVVLCLLLFDTEVFVWHVLHHKVPWLYRTFHKVHHQNSSTFALATQYMSVWELFSLGFFDMLNITLLGCHPLTVLIFHVVNIWLSVEDHSGYDFPWSTHRWVPFGWYGGVAHHDLHHSQFNCNFAPYFTHWDKILGTLKPAPLPAC, encoded by the coding sequence ATGAGCGGCCACAACAGCTCAGAGCTCCAGGTCCTCTGCAGCTCCGGCCAGCTGTTCCTACAGCCCCTCTGGGACGGCCTGCGGACCTGGGAGTCCCTCCTCCAGTCGCCCTTTTTCCCTGTCATCTTCTCGATCACCACCTACGTGGGCTTCTGCCTGCCCTTCGTCGTGCTGGACATCTTGTGCCCCTGGGTCCCTGAGCTGCGGTGCCACAAGATCCATCCCAACTTCTCGCCGTCCGCGCGGCAGCTGCTGCCCTGCTTGGGACAGACGCTGTACCAGCACGCGGTGTTCGTGTTCCCCGTGACACTGCTGTATTGGGCTCGCAGCCCTGTCCTTCTGCACCGCGAAGCCCCCGAGCTGTTCCAGCTCGTGAGTCACGTCGTGCTCTGCCTGCTGCTCTTCGACACTGAGGTTTTCGTGTGGCACGTTCTGCATCATAAGGTGCCCTGGTTGTACCGCACCTTCCACAAGGTGCACCACCAGAACTCGTCCACGTTCGCGCTGGCCACGCAGTACATGAGCGTCTGGGAACTGTTTTCCTTGGGCTTCTTTGACATGCTGAACATCACGCTGCTCGGGTGCCACCCGCTCACTGTCCTGATCTTTCACGTGGTCAACATCTGGCTCTCCGTGGAGGACCACTCGGGCTATGACTTCCCTTGGTCCACTCACAGATGGGTGCCTTTCGGGTGGTACGGGGGTGTGGCGCACCACGACCTGCATCACTCTCAGTTTAACTGCAACTTTGCCCCTTACTTCACACACTGGGACAAAATACTGGGAACCCTGAAGCCTGCACCCCTCCCAGCGTGCTGA